DNA sequence from the Manihot esculenta cultivar AM560-2 chromosome 11, M.esculenta_v8, whole genome shotgun sequence genome:
gtggacgcgttttgggaagacagggtagtaaatcccttgatccagaaacaaacccgtgaggggaaggacgctgggcatgaacccaaagcggacaatattcactggtgtgggcccatgggctgttacaattggtatcagagcctgggcctcatgagtacggtgtgctgagcgaggacgctcaggccttatgggaggaaggaaccccatgaggtggattaaaagtatcccacatcggaaagaggtaaggaggggggaagccttataagggcaagccccaagagaccccagtggacgcgttttgggaagacagggtagtaaatcccttgacccagaaacaaacccgtgaggggaaggacgctgggcgtgaacccaaagcggacaatattcactggtgtgggcccagaggatgttacaattagtatcagagcctgggcctcatgagtacggtgtgctgagcgaggacgctcaggccttatggggggaaggaaccccatgaggtggattaaaagtatcccacatcggaaagaggtaaggaggggggaagccttataagggcaagccccaagagaccccagtggacgcattttgggaagacagggtagtaaatctcttgacccagaaacaaaccattgaggggaaggacgctgggcgtgaacccaaagcggacaatattcactggtgtgggcccatgggctgttacaattggtatcagagcctgggcctcatgagtacggtgtgctgagcgaggacgctcaggccttatggggggaagaaaccccatgaggtggattaaaagtatcccacattggaaagaggtaaggaggggggaagccttataagggcaagccccaagagaccccagtggacgcgtcaTAGGGAACAAAACCGTTAGGGGAAGGACGCGGGGGAAGGACGCTAGGCGTGAACCTTGGGcatgaacccaaagcggacaatatccaCTGGGTGTAGGCAGGTCCGTTGTGCTACTCTggtggacgcgttttgggaagacagggtagtaaatcccttgacccagaaataaacccgtgaggggaaggacgctgggcgtgaacccaaagcggacaatattcactaaTGTGGGctcagaggatgttacaattggtatcagagcctgggcctcatgagtacggtgtgctgagcgaggacactcaggccttatggggggaaggaaccccatgaggtggattaaaagtatcccacatcggaaagaggtaaggaggggggaagccttataagggcaagccccaagagaccccagtggacgcgtcaTAGGGAACagaaccgtgaggggaaggacgcggGGGAAGGACGCTAGGCGTGAACCTTGGGcatgaacccaaagcggacaatatccaCTGGGTGTAGGCAGGTCCGCTGTGCTACTCTggtggacgcgttttgggaagacagggtagtaaatcccttgacccagaaacaaacccgtgaggggaaggacgctgggcatgaacccaaagcggacaatattcactggtgtaggcccagaggatgttacaattcgTATCAGAGcttgggcctcatgagtacggtgtgctgagcgaggacgctcaggccttatggggggaaggaaccccatgaggtggattaaaagtatcccacatcggaaagaggtaaggaggggggaagccttataagggcaagccccaagagaccccagtggacgcatCATAGGGAACAAAACCATGAGGGGAAGGACGCGGGGGAAGGACGCTAGGCGTGAaccctgggcgtgaacccaaagcggacaatatccaCTGGGTGTAGGCAGGTTCGCTGTGCTACTCTGGTGGACgtgttttgggaagacagggtagtaaatcccttgatccagaaacaaacccgtgaggggaaggacgctgggcgtgaatccaaagcggacaatattcactagtgtaggcccagaggatgttacagtgACTCTTGAGACTATTAGTTATGTGCATGCTGGTATACTATTATACTTCAATTCAAAAGTCTAGATGAAAGAGTGGAGCTGATGATCTAAATTATTTGAATGTTTGAGGATAAGCATGGTTTAATTGTGGGGTATTTGATCGAACATAATTTCAATACATTTTTCGTACTATTCTTAGCACTTAATTAAGTATTTTTCTAGCTAAATTTGTATTTTTGACCATATTtcgcagaaaaataaaaagagagaagatttgatgaaaagtggtttaaaaatattgaaactGACTGACCAGTCGATTTGGGCAAACCTTCCACATAATTGTATTGCACAGAAGCCAGGAACTGCCCAAATCTGCAGGCTAAGTAAAACATTTTCATACAGTGGATTTGCCTAAGTAATTTACCCAAACTAACTAGCAAATCAACAGATTACACAAAATCAAATAGTGAGCGGAAAAAATCcagatttgaaaataaaaagacttaGTCTTCTCATTAAAAGCTGTAGAGTCTGCGCAAATTCTTCTCCATCAATGCGGCATCAAGTCTTCCTCAAATTAAGGAGTTATATTCTTGAAGAAACACATTACAGGAAGGATTCCTAATTCAAATCAAAGAGTAATTCATATTCCCAAAAGGACTTTGCTAGAGTTAAGCACCTATATAAAGCCAAATCATTGAAGATATCAGCAGATTAGATCTCTCCTCACCAGCACCAATCCTTCatcttctcttttctcttttgtattttcttttaaaattcatgagtggctaaactctttatttctagttgaagttagggTGAAATTTCAGTTAATACATGAATTGGAAGATCTAAACTcaattgttcatcttttatccttcaatatttatgcaaattatgttcttcatattattattgGTTTATTATTTAGCGCTCCTTGTTCTTAATttcaaagtaatatattgttagtttgaatgcttgaagtctgtaattgcttagattattcaaacacaagtaaattagtgtaacaactaagaagtTGCATAATATGATctagaattttaataaataagccATATAAATCTTAGACATTTTTAATTAAGtccctacttaattaattagatcaaaatcgtaattcttttaaattacaattttatcccaatgtcaatttatatgcaatcaaaTCCTACTTAATTTAACTTCtcgttttattttctcatacaaTTCTTTATGCGTGTGACTGATTAGATTCTAAATATATTggcaaaaaatataattaactaattaattaattttaagatcAATAACATTGTCTAGCAATATGTCAAGACAACTCAAATATTCGAAATGTCAAAAATAGTTTGACTTAACATTTCAGTACATGGTTTATCAATGTAATTAATATCTCTTCATTACAAATGCTCTGATTTAACatttgatgcatggaacatgtctgcaatattaaatcatattagttctcatttattagttattgacctattgaatcaaatttcaaatcttattTGTTAATTTCATTCCACCTTGCGCAATGATTTTATGATCAATGCTAGTAGAGAACAAATGAGACATTTTCTAATTTAACTTAGAGTGATGAATCCtatctcaatcacataaatGCCTCCATACAGTTCCTAATATATCAAATTTATCCCGATTTGTTACTCATGAACCAATCAATGTGTAAGatgaatcaaaacataaaagtctctatgtaagattatttattgatttcaagttaaAGAATCACTTACACAACCATCACTTGAGTAATTTATAGACATAGATTATTTTCCACATGGATTTCTCAGGCGGGTCAATTCAGTGtacttattcataaaataagcaGCTACATATTAGTTATAGATATCTCACATATCTCAATCTATGAGATCAATTATTTTctctaaaagaaaagaacataATATGTAACAGTTTCAACAGCTCTAATCATTGTCCAATCATGATAAGAACATCGACCAAGAACATTTGGAGACGTTACTTAAATGCAATATAAATCTCACAATTATAGtcacattataattttctttacacagtaatatagtctcatgtactttatctttactcgaaattcaattaaattaacactaaagataaataattgtctttataatattgtatttaaatatttaaaatacattaataatAACATCCAACTACAACCAACAGATTGACTGTAGGGCATATTACTAACAATATAAGTATTTATTATTCATCTAAGTGGCCTGCTCAACATCATCAATATAGTAAGTAGGGAGATAATTAATTGTGGTCTTTGTATTATAGTGTTATTGCTTGTCTTATCTACATGTTAATGATTACTAGATTTTGTAAAACATTTTCAACCAATACAAATAGTTATGTTCTACCTAATCAAGTGAGGGCCTTTTACTTAATTCATATGCATAAAGAAGTTTCAAGATTCTCATGTttaatttcacttatttttgcaatttttttattgatcaaaTGGACTGCTGAGTTTTTTTTACCCACTTACAAAATTTATggtcctaaactcatgcaaagtTCTTTATATTAGTTTTACTATTGTGTTGATTCAAAGAGAAATATGGTTGAGTTCACTGAAATATGTAATTGATCTGATTAGGCTCAAAATTATAGAGCCTGAGGAAGATCCCTATTCTAGTAAATATTATgttctttaatttataaatttttacatcTTTTATGATATTTGCAGAAAATTTTTCAATCTTCACagtttttcccttttatttattttaggtttttttatattttctctgaGTTGTAAGCTTATTAATTATATGTTCTTAATTCTCATGGATTAGGATTATAAAGAATATGGCCTATACTAGGATGAATAAAATTGCTTTAGGGTGCCCTTGAAACATGAGgtataaataatagaaaaaactgAATAAGAGTGAGAGTAAATCAATAAAGCTACTAGAAGAAATGTAAAAAGAAGTGCAAAAGGagattaatattatattgtttatatattatttttaaatattataaactatgaaattttgaagaatttttaattttaaacatgtTAAGTATTTTATCACGTGTATATTGAATTTTAGTAGAAATCAATAAATATGAGAGACAATGTTTCATTTATTATGAATATGATTGAGTTGTTAATTATTCAGATTACTGAgttatgaatattaaaaatgatgaatattattgaaaatatgaataattttttgatgaattttgaaaaaataatcttAACATTTCGACGGATATTTTTCATCactaattattttcaataaattagcgACAAATTGATTTTGCTTTTCGATGAATTTAGTGACAAAAAAACTTATAGCTAACATTTTCAATGGAAAAAAGTAGCGACAAGACTTTAAATGACGGAAATTAAGTAGTCAGAAATCATCCTTAATATTCCTTCGGTGATAGTTTTGTTTTTGTAGTGtttgtaaaaaaataactaaaatcgttaattttaatgtttaaaaaattagaaatattttacattaaacttttaaattaattaagttttatttaaaaaattaaaaataaaatatcaaaaagagCCATGGATACCTACACAGATATTTCTAACTAACATGGACGGTTAGTGTCAAAATATAAGGATAAGCTAATTGAGGTGtctttaatgaaaattttctaatttgCACCTAATTGTACACCTATTTAatgcaaaattattattttaattttagttattaaaatttattattattttaattaaaatattactttttattaaCCGGATAGAGTATTGAGTAAAGAATGGAAACAATGAGGGCACATGTAGCACTGAAACTCATTGACAATCTCCAACCTTTTACACATCAGACATATCACGACAATTTAATTATCTCTGTGGATCAAGCATTGATAAGTTTTTCAATGATTAGGCACGTGTAAGAAATTTCCTTCAAAAAACACATGTAACATCCAAGTTCCAGGGCAAAACTTGTCAACTCCATTGTAAAGCTGGCATCTGGCAACCATCTCCTCCCTCTTACTTCCGACCATAACCAAGCTCCATTATCCCCTCAAACTCGGCGTATCAATCTAATAGATCAGGATTTTGTCGCTCCATGTAAGAAAAATTACATGGATCAACGTGTTACTCTAAAATTTTTCGTAGACCAGCTCCTCGACAAATATAGACCTGTCTTCTTGTCCACTCGATTTGCATATAAAACCACCTTTTCACCTCACTTTCTAATGTACTCCATCACTCATCTTCTTCGTCGATTCCTTCTCTAGTGCGCCTGCAAGTGAAGAGTAATTAACAATGTCTCCCATCAGCTCTGCTTCTCATTTtgctctcttcttctctttcttccttCTCTTCTCCACTGCTTCTGCTTTTAACATCACCAGAATCCTAAGCAACTACTCGGATTTCGGCAGCTTCAATGACATGTTATCACGAAACCATCTAGCAGAAGACATTAATAACCGCCGAACCATCACCATCCTCGCTGTTGATAACGTATCCCCTCTCGATAGCCTATCATCGGCTGCGCAGAAAAGGGTCTTGAGCCTGCATGTGGTATTGGATTATTATGATATTGCCAAGCTCAAAAAGTTGTCAAAGAAATCTGCAGTTCTCACTACCCTTTACCAGTCCAGTGGCCAAGCCAGAGGCAGACAAGGGTTCTTGAATGTGACATCTAAGGGTGGTGATCAGATTGTCTTTGGTTCTGCAATTGCCGGATCCAGTCTTAATTCCAATCTTGTCAAGTCGGTCGCCGCCCAACCATATAATATTTCTGTGTTGCAGGTAAGCTCTCTTATAATGCCTGATTCTGTAGTCCGCAGTAAAAGCACCCAGAGACCAGCCAAGGCACCTGCACCAGCGTCTCCGGCACCTGCTCCTTCACCAGAAGATGCTGATTCTCCTAGCCCAACTGCAGATGCTTCAGCCTCATCTCCCATCGCAGATGGTCCAGTGGCAGATTCTCCTGAAGCGGATTCTCATGGGGTTGCATCTGCGAGTGGCGGAAGCCTTGCGATGGTCGGGATGGTTTTGTTCTTCGTCTGGGGTCTACCAAAGATGATCTGATTTAGGAACTAGGAGCAATAAGGGAGTAGAAAGATTAGTTCTTTTGCACTCACCAACTAAGGCTGCGTTGGTTGCAGTGCCTCTTTTGATTCATCCTGTTTCCTTTTGCCGTTGAGTGATTGAATCATTTGAATTCCATCAATTGTTTGCCTTCAAAACTGTTTAATTTTTCTATGCATTCAATTCTCGTTACAGTGCAGTTTTAACAcgatgaaaattttgaaaaaaaatatttttctatcatTCCTTTCTTCACGAACTTAGTGTTATTTTaggatataatttaaaatttaaaaaaaattattatagtgGAACTAGttcccataaaacaactaattttaaattttacagtaAATTTGGACCGAATCTAATTTTTACTGTCGACATCTAATAGAGATTCAATATAACTTTTTAGAAATAGAATTTCGAAATGCACCACTTTTAAAAATGTGACGAAAACCATAAATCTGTCACAAAAttcgatatgaaaattttatcatttagagagttaatttttacattttaattatttttttaaatatttttataatttttcatattaaatttttttattattattataaatacctATTTACTATTTGAAACAGATTTTTCAatcttttgaaaattttcaataagattattcattttttgcttatcttttcttttatattgttttaactaaacaatattaattaaaatttctgacAGAATCTATTAGTCTTTTATCACtcatacataattttttttccaatcaaactatataaattaatttgtatatttaTACATTCAGTTGCAtgaaaaaattttcatataaaaatttaaaactgagACCCAAATGGAAGCTTTCtttcatctatttaaattaatgaatttatttgaGGATATCTAACTCTTTTGACTAGACTTAACatgcattaaaaaaataataataagtttaaaattaaaaattagtatttataaacATTTACAATGAGGAAAAAGTATAGAactttttctaataatttaattctattttaaatTGGAAATACGTGAAAGAaagtgatgaccgctggatttctccaccccgaTTAAGGGCCAAGCTCTCGGTCGCGGCCCATCGCTCAGAAGCCCACACACCGTCTGCGCTGACAGGTTAGGTCCATTCGAGCTTTAATACCGGACCCCTCTGAATTTCTCAATCAGGCCGGCATCGCGTTCACTGCACCTTGAGCCGATCTCCTTTGGGTGCAGCTTTGATTTTATCTTCTGGCCCAGCCCAGAACCAGAAGTAAGACCCATCTGTCTGCCTCGTGGACCCCTTCACACGCGCCCggagagaatcagaggccgttacgcatggggcagagatct
Encoded proteins:
- the LOC110625588 gene encoding fasciclin-like arabinogalactan protein 14; the encoded protein is LTMSPISSASHFALFFSFFLLFSTASAFNITRILSNYSDFGSFNDMLSRNHLAEDINNRRTITILAVDNVSPLDSLSSAAQKRVLSLHVVLDYYDIAKLKKLSKKSAVLTTLYQSSGQARGRQGFLNVTSKGGDQIVFGSAIAGSSLNSNLVKSVAAQPYNISVLQVSSLIMPDSVVRSKSTQRPAKAPAPASPAPAPSPEDADSPSPTADASASSPIADGPVADSPEADSHGVASASGGSLAMVGMVLFFVWGLPKMI